Proteins co-encoded in one Mycobacterium mantenii genomic window:
- the cysC gene encoding adenylyl-sulfate kinase — MANNITWHDHQISRVAREELNGHKGCVIWFTGLSGSGKSTVANAVEQKLYERGIRSFLLDGDNVRYGLNAGPELLEERHGTEFAKRFGLGFSAQDREENIRRIGAVAKLFCESGVIALTAFISPYVRDRDAIRATLHDGDFQEIFIDTPIEICEQRDPKGLYKKARAGEIKGFTGIDDPYEAPARPELRLEGGNKDADTLAEEVITHLERVGVISRETRSLS, encoded by the coding sequence TTGGCGAACAACATCACCTGGCACGACCATCAGATTTCTCGCGTGGCACGTGAAGAACTCAATGGTCACAAAGGCTGCGTCATCTGGTTCACCGGCCTGAGCGGCAGCGGCAAGAGCACGGTGGCCAACGCCGTCGAGCAAAAGCTCTACGAGCGGGGCATCCGCAGCTTCCTGCTGGACGGGGACAACGTCCGCTATGGGCTCAACGCCGGCCCGGAACTGCTCGAAGAGCGGCACGGAACCGAGTTCGCCAAACGGTTCGGGCTGGGGTTTTCCGCCCAGGATCGTGAGGAGAACATCCGCCGCATCGGCGCGGTCGCGAAGCTGTTCTGCGAGTCCGGTGTCATCGCGCTGACAGCGTTCATCAGCCCGTACGTTCGCGATCGTGACGCCATTCGGGCCACCCTGCATGACGGCGATTTCCAAGAGATCTTCATCGACACCCCAATTGAGATTTGCGAGCAGCGTGATCCCAAAGGGCTCTACAAGAAAGCCCGGGCCGGCGAGATCAAGGGATTCACCGGAATCGACGACCCCTACGAGGCCCCGGCGCGGCCCGAGCTGCGGCTCGAAGGCGGCAATAAGGACGCGGACACGCTGGCCGAGGAGGTGATCACCCATCTCGAGCGGGTGGGTGTCATCTCACGCGAAACGAGGTCACTTTCATGA
- the sat gene encoding sulfate adenylyltransferase has translation MSYQGHNGKPIAERVSTENAASQIEGLPRIPISKAAAHEVISLSYGFFTPLTGFMGRREVDGTLDKFQLPDGTLWSIPIVFDLSAADVEKFGVQEGHSVVLEYLDAPMALFEVSEIYEYDLQHMAGKTYGTTDPRHPGVKKTLAYADRFIGGDITLINEPVFNEPFKSFWLTPKQHKDALAKKEWKRAVAHQTRNVPHTGHEALMKQAWLAANEDQPVDNLHTGILVNAIIGQKRVGDYIDEAILLAQNELRTSGYFREDIHLVSFTLWDMRYAGPREAIFHAILRTNLGCTHHMFGRDHAGVGDFYHPYDSQNILKQYRSELGIKPVFLRENWYCPVCQEVTNSALCGHDDQAQSFSGSLIRSILTDEVKPTQKVMRHEVFEVVMDSAAKYGQGSPFVTEEYLKDRLPVFTLNQLEN, from the coding sequence ATGAGCTACCAAGGTCATAACGGGAAACCGATCGCGGAACGAGTGTCCACGGAAAATGCGGCGAGTCAGATCGAGGGACTGCCGCGCATCCCGATCTCGAAAGCCGCCGCGCACGAGGTGATCAGCCTCTCCTACGGCTTCTTCACCCCGCTGACGGGGTTCATGGGCCGGCGCGAAGTGGATGGCACGCTGGACAAATTCCAGTTGCCCGACGGCACGCTGTGGAGCATTCCGATCGTCTTCGATCTGTCCGCGGCGGACGTCGAGAAGTTCGGGGTGCAGGAGGGCCACAGCGTCGTTCTCGAGTATCTCGACGCCCCGATGGCGTTGTTCGAGGTTTCCGAGATCTACGAGTACGACTTGCAGCATATGGCTGGAAAGACCTATGGCACAACTGATCCCCGGCACCCGGGCGTCAAGAAGACGCTGGCGTACGCGGATCGTTTCATCGGCGGCGACATCACGCTCATCAACGAGCCGGTGTTCAACGAACCCTTCAAAAGCTTCTGGCTGACTCCGAAGCAGCACAAGGACGCGCTAGCGAAAAAAGAGTGGAAGCGCGCCGTCGCCCATCAGACCCGCAACGTCCCGCACACCGGTCACGAGGCCCTGATGAAGCAGGCCTGGCTGGCGGCGAACGAGGACCAGCCCGTCGACAACCTGCACACCGGCATTCTGGTCAATGCCATCATCGGCCAGAAGCGCGTCGGGGACTACATCGACGAGGCAATCCTGTTGGCGCAGAACGAATTGAGGACCAGTGGGTATTTCCGCGAGGACATCCACCTGGTGTCGTTCACACTGTGGGACATGCGCTATGCCGGGCCCCGGGAGGCCATCTTCCACGCCATCCTGCGGACGAACCTCGGCTGCACGCATCACATGTTCGGACGGGACCATGCCGGCGTAGGCGACTTTTACCACCCCTACGATTCCCAGAACATCCTCAAGCAATACCGCAGCGAGCTCGGGATCAAACCGGTTTTCCTGCGCGAGAACTGGTACTGCCCGGTGTGCCAGGAGGTCACCAACTCGGCCCTGTGCGGCCACGACGATCAAGCACAAAGCTTCAGCGGCAGCCTGATTCGGAGCATCCTGACCGACGAGGTCAAGCCGACCCAAAAGGTGATGCGGCACGAGGTGTTCGAAGTCGTGATGGACAGCGCCGCCAAGTACGGCCAGGGTTCGCCCTTCGTCACCGAGGAGTACCTGAAGGACCGGTTGCCGGTCTTTACGCTGAACCAATTGGAGAACTGA
- the fadD21 gene encoding fatty-acid--AMP ligase FAAL21/FadD21: MRSSSVVSLLRERAGLQPDDVAFRYTDYEQDWAGVTETLTWAQLYQRSLNVAHEVRRHGTTGDRAVIFAPQGLAYIVAFLGAIQAGLIAVPLSVPQPGAHDERVAAVLADTTAAVVLTTSASAATVNAYLHRPDSGTEGPGPTVIAVDALDLDRPNSSSIRISGAPDIAYLQYTSGSTRLPAGVMVSHRNLAVNFQQLMAAYFPDFNGVAPRDTVCVSWLPFYHDMGLVQGVIAPILGGYRGDLTSPVAFLQRPARWIHAMSQPNPVFSAAPNFAFELAVRKTSEDDLTGVDLGNIISIVSGAERIHPATLDRFCKRFAPYNFREDMMQPSYGLAEATVYVASRARAGAPVVVHFEPEKLSEGSAQRCSAETGTPLLSYGTPTSPTVQIVDPGTSAPCPAGTVGEIWVNGENVADGYWQKPEETQRTFGGILADPSPGDPEDPWLRTGDLGFISEDEMFIVGRMKDLLIVYGRNHYPEDIESTVQRITGGRVAAISVAVDEIEKLVTIIELKKRGDSDEDALRMLDIVKNDVTAAISNSHGLNVADLVLVLPGSIPTTTSGKIRRAACVEQYRRQGFVRLDG; encoded by the coding sequence ATGCGCAGTTCGTCCGTCGTGTCCTTGCTGCGGGAACGCGCAGGTCTGCAGCCTGACGACGTGGCGTTCCGGTATACCGATTACGAGCAGGACTGGGCGGGCGTCACCGAGACGCTGACGTGGGCACAGCTGTATCAGCGAAGCCTGAACGTTGCGCACGAGGTCAGGCGGCACGGCACCACCGGGGACCGGGCCGTGATCTTTGCCCCCCAGGGTCTCGCGTACATCGTGGCGTTCCTGGGCGCGATACAGGCCGGGCTGATCGCGGTCCCGCTCTCGGTCCCGCAGCCGGGCGCGCACGATGAGCGGGTGGCCGCCGTCCTGGCGGACACCACAGCCGCCGTCGTTCTCACCACGTCGGCGTCGGCCGCGACCGTCAACGCCTACCTGCACCGCCCGGACTCGGGCACCGAAGGCCCCGGCCCCACCGTCATCGCCGTCGACGCGCTGGACCTGGACCGACCGAATTCGTCGAGCATCCGGATCAGCGGAGCTCCGGACATCGCATACCTGCAGTACACGTCGGGCTCTACGCGTCTTCCGGCCGGGGTGATGGTCTCGCACCGCAACCTTGCGGTGAACTTCCAGCAACTGATGGCCGCGTACTTTCCCGACTTCAACGGGGTGGCCCCGCGCGACACCGTCTGCGTGTCGTGGCTGCCTTTCTATCACGACATGGGTTTGGTTCAGGGCGTCATCGCACCGATCCTCGGCGGCTACCGCGGCGATCTGACGAGCCCGGTCGCGTTCCTGCAACGCCCGGCACGCTGGATCCACGCGATGTCCCAACCCAATCCGGTCTTCTCCGCCGCGCCGAACTTCGCCTTCGAACTCGCGGTCCGCAAGACATCGGAGGACGACCTGACCGGAGTCGACCTGGGCAACATCATCAGCATCGTCAGCGGTGCCGAACGGATCCATCCCGCCACGCTCGACCGGTTCTGCAAACGGTTCGCCCCGTACAACTTTCGCGAAGACATGATGCAGCCCTCCTACGGTCTGGCCGAAGCGACGGTCTATGTCGCCAGCCGCGCCAGGGCCGGCGCCCCGGTGGTCGTCCACTTCGAACCGGAAAAACTGTCGGAGGGCAGCGCGCAGCGATGCTCGGCGGAGACCGGTACGCCGCTGCTGAGCTACGGCACGCCGACGTCGCCGACGGTGCAAATCGTTGACCCCGGTACCAGCGCACCGTGCCCGGCCGGAACGGTCGGCGAAATCTGGGTCAACGGCGAGAACGTCGCCGACGGTTACTGGCAGAAGCCCGAGGAGACCCAGCGCACCTTCGGCGGCATTCTGGCCGACCCGTCACCCGGCGACCCCGAGGACCCCTGGCTGCGCACCGGCGACCTCGGCTTCATCTCCGAGGACGAGATGTTCATCGTGGGCCGGATGAAAGATCTGCTGATCGTCTACGGCCGCAACCACTATCCCGAGGACATCGAGTCGACGGTGCAGCGGATCACCGGCGGCCGGGTCGCGGCGATCTCGGTTGCGGTGGACGAGATCGAAAAGCTGGTGACCATCATCGAACTCAAGAAGCGCGGCGATTCCGACGAGGACGCGCTGCGCATGCTCGACATCGTCAAGAACGATGTCACCGCGGCGATATCGAACTCGCACGGGCTCAACGTCGCCGACCTGGTCCTGGTGTTACCGGGATCGATTCCCACCACGACGAGCGGCAAGATCCGGCGGGCGGCATGCGTGGAACAGTACCGCCGCCAAGGGTTCGTCCGGTTGGACGGCTGA
- a CDS encoding DUF6955 family protein: protein MTSGEKKIKVNVWINEERLEALANAGMADKAIEAFAGMKLLEIYTTEEQKDVLLQRFPGAKYDSATTRSIELLPKQTKDRLLELSIKMHSTGPDVVGHFLEEAQTANSQ from the coding sequence ATGACCAGCGGCGAGAAGAAGATCAAGGTCAACGTCTGGATCAACGAGGAACGGTTGGAAGCGCTGGCGAACGCCGGAATGGCGGACAAGGCGATCGAGGCGTTCGCAGGCATGAAGCTACTCGAGATTTACACCACGGAAGAGCAGAAAGACGTTCTCCTGCAGCGCTTTCCCGGGGCGAAGTACGACTCGGCCACCACTCGCTCGATCGAGCTGCTCCCGAAGCAGACCAAGGACAGGCTGCTCGAGCTGTCCATCAAGATGCACTCCACCGGCCCCGACGTGGTGGGGCACTTTCTCGAGGAAGCCCAGACGGCGAACAGCCAATAG